CGAGGGCAAGGAGGATCCGTTCCCCGCGTACGACCGGCTCCGCGACGCCGCGCCGGTCTTCCCCAGTGAGCTCGGGGCGTGCTTCGTGTCGACCTACCCGGAGTGCAGGGAGGTGCTGCTCGGCGACGCGTTCGGCATGGCGGACTCCCTCTGGTTCGACGCGAACCAGCCCGGCTGGCGCGAGCACCCGCTGCTGCGGCACGTCTACTCCACCATGATCGGGAACAACCCGCCCGATCACTCCCGGCTCCGCCGGCTGGTCTCGTACGCGTTCACCGCCCGGCGCATCGAGAGCCTGCGGTCCTACATCACCGAACTCGCCGACGGCATCCTGGAATCGCTGGCCGGGCAGGCCGCTTCGGGCGAGCCGGTGGATATTCAGTCGGCGCTCGCGCTGCCGATCCCGATCGCGGTGATGGCGCAGCTGCTGGGCGTACCCGAGCAGGACCTGCCGCCGTTCCGCGACTGGGTCCGCAAGTGCGGGGTGATGTTCGAGGTCGTGGTGAGCGAGGAGGAGCTGGCCGAGGGGGATGCCGCCTTCCTGGCCATCCGCGAGTACTTCTCCGAGCTGATCGAGGAACGGCGCCGTGACCCGCGCGACGACATGACGTCGGCCCTGGTGGCGGTCCGCGACACCGACGGGGACCGGCTGACCGAGGACGAACTGGTCGACACCCTGGTGCTGTTGTTCGCCGCCGGGTTCGAGACGACCGCCGGCATGATCGGCAACGCGGTGGTGGCCCTGGACCGGAACCCCGCCCAGCTCGCCCGGCTCCGCGAGGAGCCCGGCCTGCTGGGTCCGGCCGTCGACGAACTCACCCGCTTCGACGGCTCCATCCAGATGTCCCGGCGGGTGGCTCTGCGGGACACCGTGGTCGGCGGGGTGCCGCTGTCCAAGGGGACGCCCGTGGTGGCTCTGCTCGGCGCCGCCAACCGCGACCCGGAGCACTTCCCCGACCCCGGCCGGCTCGTCCTGGACCGCGCCGACGAACGGCCCCTCAGCTTCGGGCTCGGCGCGCACTACTGCCTGGGCGCGGCCCTGGCGCGCATCGAACTCGAAGTGGTGCTGGGCCGGCTCTACGCCTGGTATCCCGGCGTGCGCCTGGCCGGTTCCCCGACGCGGGTGCCCGGCCTCGCCCTGCGCCGCTTCTCATCGGTCCCGGTGACGCTGCGATGAGCGCCCCGGACACGGCACACGGGATCACCGGCACCCTGCCGGCCCTCGTCGCCTCGCACGCCGGTGCCGCCGGCTCGCGGATCGCGCTCACGTTCCTGGCGGACCCCCGCGACGAGGAGGCCCGCGCGGACCTCACGTACGCCGGACTGGACCGGGCCGCACGGCGGATCGGTGCCCGGCTGTCCGCGCTGGGCGCGGCGGGCCGGCCCGTGCTGGTCCTGCACGGGCCGGGGCTCGCCTTCGCCCAGAGCCT
This genomic interval from Streptomyces dengpaensis contains the following:
- a CDS encoding cytochrome P450, giving the protein MTLAAAPAAEAALLDMITSEGKEDPFPAYDRLRDAAPVFPSELGACFVSTYPECREVLLGDAFGMADSLWFDANQPGWREHPLLRHVYSTMIGNNPPDHSRLRRLVSYAFTARRIESLRSYITELADGILESLAGQAASGEPVDIQSALALPIPIAVMAQLLGVPEQDLPPFRDWVRKCGVMFEVVVSEEELAEGDAAFLAIREYFSELIEERRRDPRDDMTSALVAVRDTDGDRLTEDELVDTLVLLFAAGFETTAGMIGNAVVALDRNPAQLARLREEPGLLGPAVDELTRFDGSIQMSRRVALRDTVVGGVPLSKGTPVVALLGAANRDPEHFPDPGRLVLDRADERPLSFGLGAHYCLGAALARIELEVVLGRLYAWYPGVRLAGSPTRVPGLALRRFSSVPVTLR